A genome region from Trachemys scripta elegans isolate TJP31775 chromosome 2, CAS_Tse_1.0, whole genome shotgun sequence includes the following:
- the COMMD3 gene encoding COMM domain-containing protein 3 isoform X1 → MELSEYVQSGLQILADSGCFSPSAYTVLLQTAFQSLLNAQADQVALDHPVLKHIDPTVLKHCHAAAATCILEAGKHKADKSTISTYLEDCKFDRERIEQFCTEYQKNKDTLEIILGSIGRCPLHVTDVSWRLEYQIKTNQLHKTYRPAYLVTLNVENSDSRSHPDVSFSCTMEQLQDLVGKLKDAAKSLERASQM, encoded by the exons ATGGAGCTGTCGGAGTATGTGCAGAGCGGCTTGCAGATCCTAGCCGATTCTGGCTGCTTTTCTCCTAGCGCCTACACGGTTCTGCTCCAGACGGCTTTCCAGAGCCTGCTCAACGCCCAGGCGGACCAGGTAGCTTTAG atCACCCAGTCTTGAAACATATTGACCCAACAGTATTAAAACATTGTCATGCAGCAGCTGCAACTTGTATACTGGAGGCTGGAAAACACAAAGCCGACAAATCTACTATAAG caCGTATCTAGAAGACTGTAAATTTGATAGAGAGAGAATAGAACAATTTTGCACCGAATATCAG aaaaacaaagataCATTGGAAATCATATTGGGAAG TATAGGCAGGTGTCCTCTGCACGTAACCGATGTTTCTTGGCGCCTGGAATATCAAATCAAG ACCAACCAGCTTCATAAAACGTATCGACCTGCCTATTTGGTGACCTTAAATGTGGAG AACAGCGACTCAAGATCACACCCTGACGTTAGTTTTAGTTGCACTATGGAACAGTTACAG GATTTAGTTGGAAAACTAAAAGATGCAGCAAAAAGCCTAGAAAGAGCCTCTCAGATGTGA
- the COMMD3 gene encoding COMM domain-containing protein 3 isoform X2, with translation MELSEYVQSGLQILADSGCFSPSAYTVLLQTAFQSLLNAQADQVALDHPVLKHIDPTVLKHCHAAAATCILEAGKHKADKSTISTYLEDCKFDRERIEQFCTEYQKNKDTLEIILGSIGRCPLHVTDVSWRLEYQIKTNQLHKTYRPAYLVTLNVEDLVGKLKDAAKSLERASQM, from the exons ATGGAGCTGTCGGAGTATGTGCAGAGCGGCTTGCAGATCCTAGCCGATTCTGGCTGCTTTTCTCCTAGCGCCTACACGGTTCTGCTCCAGACGGCTTTCCAGAGCCTGCTCAACGCCCAGGCGGACCAGGTAGCTTTAG atCACCCAGTCTTGAAACATATTGACCCAACAGTATTAAAACATTGTCATGCAGCAGCTGCAACTTGTATACTGGAGGCTGGAAAACACAAAGCCGACAAATCTACTATAAG caCGTATCTAGAAGACTGTAAATTTGATAGAGAGAGAATAGAACAATTTTGCACCGAATATCAG aaaaacaaagataCATTGGAAATCATATTGGGAAG TATAGGCAGGTGTCCTCTGCACGTAACCGATGTTTCTTGGCGCCTGGAATATCAAATCAAG ACCAACCAGCTTCATAAAACGTATCGACCTGCCTATTTGGTGACCTTAAATGTGGAG GATTTAGTTGGAAAACTAAAAGATGCAGCAAAAAGCCTAGAAAGAGCCTCTCAGATGTGA